A stretch of the Actinomyces faecalis genome encodes the following:
- a CDS encoding TetR/AcrR family transcriptional regulator: protein MSTKASKRTRMSASERREQLIDVARGLFAEKGFDGTSIEEVASRAKVSKPVVYEHFGGKEGLYAVIVDRELSMISATITAALSSPAPPSAVVERAALALLTYIEDSPDGFRLLSSSTDRAAGTYSTLLADVAIQVSGILAEQFSAHDLDPRTAPLYAQMLVGIVSSPAWWWLENQRMSKEEVAAHMVNLAWNGLKAMEPRPHLRERAKGTDEDASAGQ, encoded by the coding sequence ATGTCGACCAAGGCGAGCAAGCGGACCCGGATGAGTGCCAGCGAGAGGCGTGAGCAGCTGATTGACGTCGCCCGCGGGCTGTTTGCGGAGAAGGGCTTCGACGGTACCTCCATCGAGGAGGTCGCCAGCCGCGCCAAGGTCTCCAAGCCCGTGGTCTACGAGCACTTCGGCGGCAAGGAGGGCCTGTACGCCGTCATCGTGGACCGTGAGCTGAGCATGATCTCCGCCACCATCACCGCGGCCCTGTCCTCCCCGGCCCCGCCGTCAGCCGTGGTCGAGCGCGCCGCACTGGCGCTGCTGACCTACATCGAGGACTCCCCCGACGGCTTCCGGCTGCTGTCCTCCTCCACTGACCGGGCGGCAGGGACCTACTCGACGCTGCTGGCCGACGTCGCGATCCAGGTCTCGGGGATCCTGGCCGAGCAGTTCTCCGCCCACGACCTCGACCCGCGCACCGCACCGCTGTACGCGCAGATGCTTGTGGGCATCGTCTCCTCACCAGCCTGGTGGTGGCTGGAGAACCAGCGCATGAGCAAGGAGGAGGTGGCGGCGCACATGGTCAACCTCGCCTGGAACGGGCTGAAGGCCATGGAGCCTCGCCCCCACCTGCGCGAGCGCGCGAAGGGCACCGACGAGGACGCCAGCGCCGGTCAGTAG
- a CDS encoding bifunctional UDP-N-acetylglucosamine diphosphorylase/glucosamine-1-phosphate N-acetyltransferase GlmU, giving the protein MAPTAPAAVIVMAAGQGTRMRSATPKVLHRIGGRSLVDHAVSAARGLASERLVVVVRHQRDAVVAHLAQVAPDAVPADQDEVPGTGRAVACALAVLPADLSGAVVVTSGDVPLLDTATLEELVSQHVSRGDAVTLLTTELEDPTGYGRVIRAAATRSDADPLAVAAVVEHRDASPEQRAVREINAGVYVFDAGFLRRTLASLGTDNDQGEVYLTDVVAAAWQEGRSTSALTVTDHWLIEGCNDRAQLASLGAELNRRVLARWMAQGVGVVDPSSTWVDVDATLAQDVVLEPGVLVRGRTRVGQGTVVGAYSVLQDADVPAGAVVAPHSQLDGKEPQTSAAVDQARH; this is encoded by the coding sequence GTGGCACCCACTGCCCCCGCTGCCGTCATCGTCATGGCCGCCGGTCAGGGAACCCGCATGCGCTCAGCCACCCCGAAGGTCCTGCACCGCATCGGTGGGCGCAGCCTCGTGGACCACGCGGTCAGCGCCGCACGCGGTCTGGCGTCCGAGCGCCTCGTCGTGGTCGTACGTCACCAGCGTGACGCCGTCGTCGCCCACCTCGCCCAGGTCGCCCCGGACGCCGTCCCCGCGGACCAGGACGAGGTCCCCGGGACCGGACGTGCCGTGGCCTGCGCGCTGGCGGTGCTCCCGGCGGACCTGAGCGGCGCCGTCGTCGTGACCTCAGGGGACGTGCCGCTGCTGGACACCGCCACCTTGGAGGAGCTCGTCAGCCAGCACGTCAGCCGCGGTGACGCCGTGACCCTGCTGACCACCGAGCTGGAGGACCCCACCGGCTACGGCCGCGTCATCAGGGCCGCTGCCACCCGCTCGGACGCGGACCCGCTGGCCGTGGCCGCCGTCGTCGAGCACCGGGACGCCAGCCCGGAGCAGCGAGCCGTGCGTGAGATCAACGCCGGTGTCTACGTCTTCGACGCTGGCTTCCTGCGCCGCACCCTTGCCAGCCTCGGCACGGACAACGACCAGGGCGAGGTCTACCTCACCGACGTCGTCGCCGCTGCCTGGCAGGAGGGACGCTCCACCTCCGCGCTCACCGTGACCGACCACTGGCTCATCGAGGGCTGCAACGACCGCGCTCAGCTCGCCAGCCTCGGTGCGGAGCTCAACCGGCGCGTGCTGGCGCGGTGGATGGCTCAGGGGGTAGGTGTGGTGGACCCGTCCTCGACGTGGGTGGACGTGGACGCCACGCTGGCCCAGGACGTCGTTCTGGAGCCCGGCGTGCTCGTGCGAGGACGCACCCGCGTCGGCCAGGGCACCGTGGTCGGGGCATACTCCGTCCTTCAGGACGCCGACGTCCCGGCAGGCGCCGTCGTCGCGCCCCACAGCCAGCTTGACGGCAAGGAACCACAGACCTCAGCCGCCGTGGACCAGGCACGGCACTGA
- a CDS encoding 4-(cytidine 5'-diphospho)-2-C-methyl-D-erythritol kinase: protein MSHLRVVPGGAPRVAGPKAGSAASVRVEAPGKVNLFLSCGAPGADGYHPLTTVFQAVRLIETVTARRQAADARGAVTLSLAEPDDAVPTDERNLAVRAARLLAEETGVEEGVDLLVRKRVPVAGGMAGGSADAAATLLACNHLWGTGLGLGALTELASRLGADCAFPLIGSAAVGHGRGDRLSPLMTRGTYHWVFAVARQGLSTPEVFARLDQMRSQHEAAEPVPTQEAEAVGHGTKEGGRTTPAPVPEELTAALRSGDARALAATMHNDLQAAALDLRPELAEVIEVAQDAGALRAIVSGSGPTVAALVEDTGTAMRVSRALTACGLVAGTVRADAPVAGARVVG from the coding sequence ATGAGCCACCTGCGCGTCGTCCCTGGCGGCGCCCCGCGCGTTGCCGGGCCCAAGGCCGGATCAGCCGCGTCGGTGCGCGTCGAGGCCCCTGGCAAGGTCAATCTCTTCCTGTCCTGCGGCGCCCCGGGCGCAGACGGCTACCACCCGCTGACCACGGTCTTCCAGGCAGTCCGGCTCATCGAGACCGTCACCGCCCGCCGCCAGGCCGCCGACGCCCGCGGCGCGGTCACGCTCAGTCTGGCCGAGCCTGACGACGCCGTCCCTACCGACGAGCGCAACCTCGCCGTGCGCGCGGCCCGGCTCCTGGCCGAGGAGACCGGGGTCGAGGAGGGCGTGGACCTGCTCGTGCGCAAGCGCGTGCCGGTCGCCGGAGGGATGGCAGGAGGCTCTGCCGACGCCGCAGCCACCCTGCTGGCCTGCAACCACCTGTGGGGCACGGGCCTCGGCCTGGGCGCCCTCACGGAGCTCGCCTCCCGGCTCGGGGCGGACTGCGCCTTCCCCCTCATCGGGTCCGCCGCCGTCGGACACGGCCGGGGAGACCGGCTGAGCCCTCTCATGACGCGCGGGACGTACCACTGGGTCTTCGCCGTCGCCCGCCAGGGACTGTCCACGCCTGAGGTCTTTGCCCGGCTGGACCAGATGCGCTCGCAGCACGAGGCCGCCGAGCCCGTTCCCACGCAGGAGGCAGAGGCCGTCGGGCACGGGACCAAGGAGGGCGGACGGACCACCCCTGCCCCGGTCCCGGAGGAGCTCACAGCCGCCCTGCGCAGCGGTGACGCCCGGGCACTGGCGGCCACCATGCACAACGACCTGCAGGCAGCAGCACTCGACCTGCGTCCCGAGCTCGCCGAGGTGATCGAGGTGGCGCAGGACGCCGGCGCGCTGCGCGCCATCGTCTCCGGCTCCGGCCCGACCGTCGCCGCCCTGGTCGAGGACACGGGCACCGCGATGCGTGTGTCCCGTGCGCTGACCGCGTGCGGGCTGGTGGCCGGCACCGTGCGGGCTGATGCCCCGGTGGCGGGCGCGAGGGTGGTGGGCTGA
- a CDS encoding ribose-phosphate diphosphokinase, which yields MTGIITSGEKRLVIVSGRAHPQLAADVAAELGTQVLSSTSYDFANGETYVRFNESVRGCDVFVMQSHGDRVNDWLMEQLIMVDALKRASAKRISVVAPFFPYARQDKKHLGREPISARLVADLYKQAGADRLMSVDLHTSQEQGFFDGPWDHLWAQPVLVDYIRGRVDPANTTVVSPDAGRIRVAERWASSLGGTPLAFVHKTRDITRPNESVANRVVGEVAGRSCVLVDDMIDTGGTIAKAVKVLLDSGAKDVIVAATHGVLSGPAVDRLSTSGAREVVITDTLPIAEAKRFKQLTILPIAPLLARAIRAVFDDGSVTSLFDTAGV from the coding sequence ATGACGGGCATCATCACCAGCGGCGAGAAGCGACTCGTCATCGTCTCGGGGCGCGCGCACCCCCAGCTGGCGGCTGACGTCGCGGCTGAGCTGGGGACGCAGGTGCTGTCCTCAACCTCCTACGACTTCGCCAACGGCGAGACCTACGTCCGCTTCAACGAGTCCGTGCGCGGCTGCGACGTCTTCGTCATGCAGTCCCACGGTGACCGCGTCAACGACTGGCTCATGGAACAGCTCATTATGGTCGATGCGCTCAAGCGCGCCTCGGCCAAGCGGATCAGCGTGGTGGCGCCCTTCTTCCCCTACGCCCGCCAGGACAAGAAGCACCTGGGGCGCGAGCCCATCAGCGCGCGACTGGTCGCGGACCTGTACAAGCAGGCCGGCGCAGACCGCCTCATGAGCGTGGACCTGCACACCAGCCAGGAGCAGGGCTTCTTCGACGGCCCCTGGGACCACCTGTGGGCCCAGCCGGTCCTCGTGGACTACATCCGTGGCCGGGTCGATCCCGCCAACACCACCGTGGTCTCCCCGGACGCCGGCCGTATCCGCGTGGCCGAGCGCTGGGCGAGCTCGCTGGGTGGCACCCCGCTGGCCTTCGTCCACAAGACGCGTGACATCACCCGCCCCAACGAGTCGGTGGCCAACCGTGTCGTCGGTGAGGTCGCGGGCCGCTCCTGCGTCCTGGTCGACGACATGATCGACACCGGTGGCACGATCGCCAAGGCGGTCAAGGTCCTGCTGGACTCCGGCGCTAAGGACGTCATCGTCGCGGCCACGCACGGTGTGCTCTCAGGCCCGGCTGTGGACCGCCTGTCGACCTCGGGGGCGCGCGAGGTCGTCATCACCGACACCCTGCCCATCGCGGAGGCCAAGCGCTTCAAGCAGCTGACGATCCTGCCGATCGCCCCGCTGCTGGCCCGCGCGATCCGGGCTGTCTTCGACGACGGATCGGTGACCTCCCTGTTCGACACCGCCGGGGTCTGA
- a CDS encoding resuscitation-promoting factor: protein MAPDERTVLIVGHRTSAESMDAHRAEQDHLGAHGRGEASDRHVLRRSLVRAGAVASALAIAVSGGAYAAVQAAGPDVPPLEAARASIVGIGAAPGSADDGQETTAPVGLMVPGARTTVSTVTEDSEQAYETVRQETDSLPQGETQVRTAGTNGVVRTTYQVTAVGGQEASREVLSQVTVTPATQEVVLVGTGSAASVAASALSGSAVSGSGDAAVSGDVWAALARCESGGNPAINTGNGYYGMYQFSLGTWQSLGGTGLPSEASAEEQTAMAQKLQARSGWGQWPACTSRLGLR, encoded by the coding sequence ATGGCTCCCGACGAAAGGACGGTTCTCATCGTGGGACACCGCACCTCAGCTGAGAGCATGGACGCCCACCGTGCCGAGCAGGATCACCTGGGCGCCCACGGTCGTGGCGAGGCCAGTGACCGTCACGTGCTGCGCCGCTCCCTCGTGCGAGCAGGTGCGGTCGCCAGCGCGCTCGCGATCGCGGTCAGCGGTGGTGCCTACGCGGCCGTCCAGGCCGCCGGCCCCGACGTCCCTCCCCTGGAGGCCGCACGAGCCAGCATCGTCGGGATCGGGGCCGCGCCAGGCAGCGCCGACGACGGTCAGGAGACCACCGCCCCGGTCGGCCTCATGGTGCCAGGCGCCCGGACCACGGTGTCGACCGTGACCGAGGACTCGGAGCAGGCCTACGAGACCGTCCGCCAGGAGACCGATTCTCTTCCTCAGGGCGAGACGCAGGTCAGGACCGCCGGCACCAACGGCGTGGTCCGCACGACCTACCAGGTCACGGCGGTGGGCGGGCAGGAGGCGTCCCGTGAGGTCCTGTCCCAGGTGACGGTCACGCCCGCCACCCAGGAGGTCGTCCTCGTGGGCACCGGATCGGCCGCCTCAGTCGCCGCCTCGGCCCTCTCAGGCTCGGCTGTCTCAGGCTCGGGCGACGCCGCCGTCTCCGGCGACGTGTGGGCGGCCCTGGCCCGGTGCGAGTCCGGCGGAAACCCTGCCATCAACACCGGCAACGGCTACTACGGCATGTACCAGTTCTCCCTGGGGACCTGGCAGTCCCTGGGCGGAACCGGCCTGCCCTCCGAGGCCAGCGCCGAGGAGCAGACCGCCATGGCCCAGAAGCTCCAGGCGCGTTCCGGCTGGGGCCAGTGGCCCGCCTGCACCTCACGCCTGGGTCTGCGCTGA
- a CDS encoding ABC-F family ATP-binding cassette domain-containing protein produces MAHLLGLESISVMVGSRVLLDDVTLGIEDGTRVGVLGPNGAGKSTLLSVLAGTRPVDGGRVTRAGDTRVAMLTQADDFAPGATVRQAVHGHVPEHVWASDPAVRDVHAGLLADLDLDAEVARLSGGQRRRVALAAVLTAPSDVIILDEPTNHLDVEGVDWLARHLGARFSGRRTSTGALVTVTHDRWFLDAICTNVWEVVPGVDPGYGRAQVPGRIETYDGGYAAYVLARAERARQAAVAAEKRENLLRKELAWLRRGAPARTSKPRFRINAAEALIADVPPPRDSVELMAMATARLGKKVVDLEDVTVRYPLEGGGEREVLRKVTWRLAPGERVGVVGVNGAGKTTLLRLLEGVQEPAEGRVVRGKTVKVATLSQSTHELDPLADMRVVEAVAMVGEHVSVGGKEMTAAQLVERLGFTRQRAWTRVGEVSGGERRRLQLLRLLMTEPNVLLLDEPTNDLDTDTLAAVEDILDSFPGTLVVVSHDRYLLERVTDHQVALLGDGAVRDLPGGVEQYLHLRREAEGSAGAGARSVSAAAGDDGVADGSGGSGASGLTGAERREAQKNLARIERKMDKAAQAVESLHARMEQVSADPARVGELAGLGRELAAAEAEQAELEAQWLEAAEVLEQEAAG; encoded by the coding sequence ATGGCGCACCTGCTCGGTCTGGAGTCCATCAGCGTCATGGTGGGCTCACGCGTCCTTCTTGACGACGTCACCCTCGGCATCGAGGACGGCACCCGTGTGGGCGTGCTCGGCCCCAACGGCGCGGGCAAGTCCACGCTGCTGTCGGTGCTGGCCGGTACCCGACCGGTCGACGGCGGACGCGTCACCCGCGCCGGCGACACCCGCGTGGCGATGCTCACCCAGGCTGACGACTTCGCCCCCGGTGCCACGGTGCGTCAGGCGGTCCACGGCCACGTGCCGGAGCACGTGTGGGCCTCGGACCCCGCCGTTCGCGACGTGCACGCCGGGCTGCTGGCCGACCTCGACCTGGACGCCGAGGTCGCGCGCCTCTCCGGCGGCCAGCGCCGCCGGGTCGCGCTCGCGGCCGTGCTCACCGCTCCCAGCGACGTCATCATCCTGGACGAGCCGACCAACCACCTCGACGTCGAGGGCGTGGACTGGCTGGCCCGGCACCTGGGCGCGCGCTTCTCCGGGCGCCGCACCTCCACCGGCGCCCTGGTGACCGTCACCCACGACCGCTGGTTCCTCGACGCCATCTGCACCAACGTGTGGGAGGTCGTGCCGGGGGTCGATCCGGGGTACGGCCGCGCGCAGGTGCCTGGTCGCATCGAGACCTACGACGGCGGGTACGCCGCCTACGTCCTGGCGCGCGCCGAGCGAGCCAGGCAGGCCGCCGTCGCCGCGGAGAAGCGTGAGAACCTCCTGCGCAAGGAGCTGGCCTGGCTGCGCCGGGGCGCGCCCGCGCGCACCTCCAAGCCTCGGTTCCGTATCAACGCCGCCGAGGCGCTGATCGCCGACGTCCCGCCGCCGCGCGACAGCGTCGAGCTCATGGCCATGGCGACCGCGCGCCTGGGCAAGAAGGTGGTCGACCTGGAGGACGTCACCGTGCGCTACCCGCTGGAGGGTGGCGGCGAGCGTGAGGTCCTGCGCAAGGTCACCTGGCGCCTGGCTCCCGGGGAGCGCGTGGGCGTCGTCGGCGTCAACGGGGCCGGGAAGACCACGCTGCTGCGTCTGCTTGAGGGGGTCCAGGAGCCGGCCGAGGGGCGCGTCGTGCGCGGCAAGACCGTCAAGGTCGCCACGCTGTCCCAGTCCACCCACGAGCTCGACCCCCTGGCGGACATGCGCGTGGTCGAGGCGGTGGCGATGGTGGGCGAGCACGTGAGCGTGGGCGGCAAGGAGATGACCGCAGCACAGCTGGTTGAGCGCCTGGGCTTCACCCGCCAGCGGGCCTGGACGCGTGTAGGCGAGGTCTCCGGCGGCGAGCGCCGACGCCTGCAGCTGCTGCGCCTGCTCATGACCGAGCCCAACGTGCTGCTGCTGGACGAGCCCACCAACGACCTGGACACTGACACCCTCGCCGCGGTGGAGGACATCCTTGACTCCTTCCCCGGCACGCTCGTCGTGGTGTCCCACGACCGCTACCTTCTGGAGCGTGTCACCGACCACCAGGTCGCCCTCCTGGGGGACGGTGCGGTCCGTGACCTGCCCGGCGGCGTCGAGCAGTACCTCCATCTGCGCCGCGAGGCCGAGGGCTCCGCGGGTGCCGGTGCCCGCTCGGTCTCGGCCGCCGCGGGGGACGACGGCGTAGCGGACGGCTCCGGTGGGTCCGGGGCGAGCGGGCTGACGGGTGCTGAGCGCCGCGAGGCCCAGAAGAACCTGGCTCGTATCGAGCGCAAGATGGACAAGGCCGCCCAGGCGGTGGAGTCGCTGCACGCCAGGATGGAGCAGGTCTCCGCCGACCCTGCACGCGTGGGCGAGCTCGCCGGGCTCGGCCGCGAGCTGGCAGCCGCCGAGGCTGAGCAGGCCGAGCTGGAGGCGCAGTGGCTGGAGGCTGCCGAGGTGCTGGAGCAGGAAGCGGCGGGTTGA
- the rsmA gene encoding 16S rRNA (adenine(1518)-N(6)/adenine(1519)-N(6))-dimethyltransferase RsmA: MPEPTVPEPDGAASGLLGPADVRALSQALGVRPTKTLGQNFVHDAGTVRRIVRAAGVRSGETVLEVGPGLGSLTLAILEAGASVVAVEIDPPLAQALPVTVGQRMPEAAARLRVVGADALTIDGPAALGLADGDPMPTRLVANLPYNVAVPVLLTLLAALPSLELVTVMVQAEVADRLAAGPGSKVYGVPSVKAAWYASARRTITIGRTVFWPVPNVDSALVELVRREPPSTRASREAVFAVVDAAFAQRRKTLRQALAALAGSPQAAEAAVRAAGIDPTRRGETLDVQDFAALAEALEDHGAVSPHEEATR, from the coding sequence ATGCCCGAACCCACCGTACCTGAGCCCGACGGCGCTGCCTCCGGTCTTCTCGGGCCTGCCGACGTCCGTGCGCTGAGCCAGGCCCTCGGGGTGCGCCCCACCAAGACCCTGGGACAGAACTTCGTCCACGACGCCGGGACCGTGCGCCGCATCGTGCGCGCCGCCGGTGTACGCAGCGGTGAGACGGTCCTGGAGGTCGGCCCGGGCCTGGGCTCGCTCACGCTGGCGATCCTGGAGGCCGGAGCCAGCGTCGTCGCCGTCGAGATCGACCCGCCGCTCGCCCAGGCCCTGCCCGTCACCGTCGGCCAGCGCATGCCGGAGGCGGCTGCGCGCCTGCGGGTCGTGGGTGCGGACGCCCTGACCATTGACGGCCCTGCCGCGCTCGGACTGGCCGACGGCGACCCGATGCCTACGCGACTGGTGGCCAACCTGCCCTACAACGTCGCCGTCCCCGTCCTGCTCACCCTGCTGGCCGCCCTGCCGAGCCTGGAGCTGGTCACCGTCATGGTGCAGGCTGAGGTCGCCGACCGTCTGGCTGCAGGCCCTGGCTCCAAGGTCTACGGCGTGCCCTCGGTCAAGGCCGCCTGGTACGCCTCCGCCCGCCGGACCATCACCATCGGCCGTACCGTCTTCTGGCCGGTTCCTAACGTCGACTCCGCGCTGGTCGAGCTCGTCCGCCGTGAGCCGCCGAGCACCCGTGCCAGCCGGGAGGCGGTCTTCGCCGTCGTCGACGCCGCCTTCGCCCAGCGTCGCAAGACCCTGCGTCAGGCTCTGGCCGCTCTCGCCGGGAGCCCCCAGGCGGCTGAGGCCGCCGTCCGGGCGGCCGGCATCGACCCGACCCGACGCGGCGAGACGCTCGACGTCCAGGACTTCGCCGCCCTCGCCGAGGCCCTTGAGGACCACGGCGCTGTCAGCCCCCACGAGGAGGCCACCCGATGA